A genomic window from Providencia alcalifaciens includes:
- a CDS encoding YcbK family protein encodes MDMIDQNRRKWLGIGAAAIGLGLLPNHVLAAMSTPRPRILRFQNLNTGEFLKTEFFDGRRYNKSELARLNHLFRDYRCDKVKTIDPKLFDQIYLLQMMMGTNKPVQLISGYRSLETNNALRRKGSGVAKQSYHTRGQAMDFHIEGLQLSNIRKAALKMSAGGVGYYPKSNFIHIDTGPVRTW; translated from the coding sequence ATGGATATGATTGATCAAAACCGCAGAAAGTGGTTGGGAATTGGTGCCGCCGCAATCGGTCTGGGACTATTACCTAATCATGTACTTGCTGCAATGAGTACGCCTCGCCCAAGAATTTTACGTTTTCAAAATTTAAATACCGGTGAGTTTTTGAAGACCGAGTTTTTCGATGGTCGCCGTTATAATAAATCTGAATTGGCTCGATTAAATCACCTTTTCCGTGATTATCGCTGCGATAAAGTAAAAACGATTGACCCTAAGTTATTTGACCAAATTTATTTACTGCAAATGATGATGGGAACCAATAAGCCAGTTCAGCTGATTTCGGGCTACCGTTCATTAGAAACGAATAATGCATTGCGTCGTAAGGGCTCTGGTGTGGCTAAACAAAGCTACCATACCCGTGGGCAAGCGATGGATTTCCATATTGAAGGCTTGCAGCTAAGTAACATCCGTAAAGCGGCATTAAAAATGAGTGCTGGTGGTGTGGGCTATTATCCGAAAAGCAATTTCATTCATATCGATACAGGTCCAGTGAGAACATGGTAA
- a CDS encoding MBL fold metallo-hydrolase: MKYTIIPVTPFMQNCQVIWDETSMNAVIVDPGGEAEKLIAAIESRGLTLTKILLTHGHSDHIGASAPLAKHFGVPIYGPQKEDAFWIENLAEQNAMFYIGDCPDFTPDHWLEEGDSITCGNIKFDVLHCPGHTPGHIVFVNHADKLISMGDVLFKGGVGRSDFPRGNHQDLIASIKNKLLPLGDDYHFIPGHGPMSTLGHERISNPFLQDELPVW, from the coding sequence ATGAAATATACTATTATCCCAGTAACCCCGTTTATGCAAAACTGTCAGGTTATCTGGGATGAAACCTCAATGAATGCCGTTATTGTTGATCCCGGTGGTGAGGCTGAAAAGCTGATTGCTGCCATTGAAAGCCGTGGATTAACATTAACGAAAATCCTGCTTACCCACGGCCATTCTGACCATATTGGCGCCTCAGCTCCCCTTGCAAAACATTTTGGTGTACCGATTTATGGTCCACAAAAAGAAGATGCATTCTGGATTGAAAATCTCGCAGAACAAAATGCGATGTTTTATATCGGTGATTGCCCTGATTTCACGCCAGATCATTGGCTAGAAGAAGGGGATAGCATTACGTGTGGGAACATTAAATTTGATGTGCTGCATTGTCCTGGCCATACACCGGGTCACATTGTTTTTGTGAATCATGCTGACAAACTCATTTCCATGGGCGATGTGTTGTTTAAAGGTGGCGTCGGACGCAGCGACTTCCCTCGAGGCAACCATCAAGATCTTATCGCATCGATTAAAAATAAGTTGCTGCCTCTTGGTGATGATTACCATTTTATTCCGGGGCACGGTCCGATGTCCACATTAGGGCATGAACGGATAAGTAATCCTTTCTTGCAGGATGAATTACCGGTTTGGTAA